In the Drosophila takahashii strain IR98-3 E-12201 chromosome 3R, DtakHiC1v2, whole genome shotgun sequence genome, one interval contains:
- the Ppn gene encoding papilin isoform X1: MDLSRRLCSTALVAFIVLAGIHDSQSRFPGLRQKRQYGANMYLPESSVTPGGEGEDPDEWTPWSSPSDCSRTCGGGVSYQTRECLRRDDRGEAVCSGGSRRYFSCNTQDCPEDEPDFRAQQCSRFDRQNFDGVFHEWVPYVKAPNPCELNCMPKGERFYYRQRETVIDGTRCNDQGLDVCVNGQCMPVGCDMMLGSDAKEDKCRKCGGDGSTCKTIRNTISTKDLAAGYNDLLLLPEGATNIRIEETQPSSNYLACRNHSGHYYLNGDWRIDFPRPMFFANSWWNYQRKPMGFAAPDQLTCSGPISESLFIVMLVQEKNISLDYEYSIPESLSHAQQDTHTWTHHQFSACSASCGGGTQSRVVTCNNRITLAEVNPSLCDEKTKPVEEQACGTEPCAPHWVEGEWSKCSKGCGSDGFQNRSITCERISSSGEHTVEEDAVCLKEVGNKPATQQECNRDVKNCPKYHLGPWTPCDKLCGEGKQTRKVTCYIKENGRKRVLPEEDCVEEKPEAEKSCLLTPCEGVDWIISQWSGCNACGQNTETRTAICGNKEGKVYPEEFCEPEVPTLSRPCKSPKCEAQWFSSEWSKCSAPCGKGVKSRIVICGEFDGKTVSPASDDSKCNKDAKPESEQECEGEEKECPGEWFTGPWGQCSKPCGGGERVREVLCLSNGTKSVNCDESKVEPLSEKCNPEACTEDEILPLTSTDKPIEDDEEDCDEDGIELVDDTLPQVEKSAAVIDLEGKPSTETTPEAEELMQSDSPTAFDESDSTGTTVEGSGDESDSTTDSGISTEGSGDDEDTSEASTDLSSSTDSSSSDSSSSDSSDSSSSDSSDATTEASSSSVSDSSDSTDQSTDSTGVSGDSTDVSSSTEASASESTDVSGSSDASDSTVTADSTSEGSTEASASTDDSTDSSDKSSDVSESSTDASSSFVSDSSDTTTDGVSSSTESTSDSTSDATSDSTVSSDSTDSTSDETTETTSESSTDSTESSTLDVSSTTDASSSSDASSTESSTDGSSSTSNSDSTDSSTDATTDGTTDVSTDGSTDGSTDSSTDKSSDGSTDSSTDDSTDASTDGSTDVSGSTESTETSASEASTTEGSTVEDESSTSSASDSTATDSSSSTDVSGSTEPTESSASTDGSSTDVSSTDASSTDSTDSTESTASGGTSDTTESGPTEESTTEGSTESTSEGSTDSTESTDIDSTTSDIWSSSDTTDDSETSTPYSFESEVGKGKPRKCKPKKSTCAKSEYGCCPDGKSTPKGPFDEGCPTPKTCADTKFGCCLDGVSPAKGKNHKGCPKSQCAETLFGCCPDKFTAAEGEDDEGCPATTTVPPTTTTEESQPESTTEIEIEGSGEEDSTTSEPAAGQPEAPKGCRESENGCCPDGQTAASGPNGEGCSGCTRERYGCCPDSQTPAHGPNREGCCLDSEFGCCPDNILAARGPNNEGCECHYTPYGCCPDQKSAATGYNQEGCACETTQHGCCPDKITAAKGPKFEGCPCETTQFGCCPDGLTFAKGPHHHGCHCTQTEFKCCDDEKTAAKGPNGEGCTCVESKFGCCPDGVTKATDEKFGGCENVQQPPQKACSLPKETGNCTNFSVKYFFDVSYGGCARFWYGGCEGNDNRFDSESECKDTCQDYSGKHVCLLPKTAGPCGGAEKKWYFDADRNRCEEFQYGGCYGTNNRFDSLEQCQGTCAASENLPTCEQPVESGPCAGNFERWYYDNQTDICRPFTYGGCKGNRNNYPTEHACNYNCRQPGVLKDQCALPKQTGDCSEKLAKWHFSESEKRCVPFYYTGCGGNKNNFPTLESCGDHCPRQVAKDICEIPAEVGECANYVSSWYWDTKDLSCRQFYYGGCGGNENRFTTEESCLARCDRKPEPTTTTRRPAPRPAPSTQDVCDEEQAPGDCDQWVLKWHFDRKTGGCHQFYYGGCGGNGNRFETESDCQRRCSSPAPTPPTTPAPPRQPAPPAVAQCSQPADPGQCGEWVLNWNYNETKGACQSFYYGGCGGNDNRFATEEECSATCSPSIDTRFGEPEPEPEEPVDDTAKCFLAPAPGNCLENATRWFYNSQEGLCDEFAYTGCGGNANNYATEEECQSECNDAQTTCALPPVRGRCNELSRRWFFDERTGGCHEFEFSGCRGNRNNFVSESACLSFCRGQGPVEPEPQPPAPTYSVCTLPAEAGECDERTTAWFYDNDNMACTAFTYTGCGGNGNRFETRDQCERQCGEFKGVDVCHEQVTSGPCSDWQTKYFFNTESQACEPFTYGGCDGTGNRFNDLYECQTVCIAGREPAVGSAKEICLLPLATGRCNGRANQERRWYYDDSVGNCVSFIYQGCAGNQNNFRSFEACMNQCRPESNDADNAIGQNPCDTFDSECRELRCPYGVRREAAQSQPECTQCVCENPCEGYSCPEGQQCAIDVSSSDDRQFAPVCRLINKPGECPALSANASGCARECYSDADCLGENKCCNDGCGHLCVHPARPTQPPRTQAPVVSYPGDVTAALEPKEPHELDVQTSIGGIAVLRCFATGNPAPNITWSLKNLVINTNKGRYVLTSNGDLTIVQVRQTDDGTYVCVASNGLGEPVRREVALQVTAPVSLPAYIYGDKNVTQIVQLNRPAVIRCPAGGHPEPHVSWWRNGQMFGLKNNVMARDYSLVFNSIQLTDLGLYTCEVYNQRRPVSLRVTLKAVGPVRAQSHEEAQYLQYILNPATRPVTQRPAYPYRPTRPAYVPEPIVNVNAVLALDPKNSYAPGSNVLMSCSVQGYPEPNVTWTKDDSPLYNNGRVTIRSQPHSLVLSDVTPEDSGRYTCRASNAYTYATGEANVSIQSVVPVSPECVDNPYFANCKLIVKGKYCANPYYTKFCCRSCTLAGQVHPNAV; the protein is encoded by the exons GACACCCTGGAGCTCGCCCTCCGACTGTTCGAGAACCTGCGGCGGTGGAGTGTCCTACCAGACGAGAGAGTGTCTGCGCAGAGA TGACCGTGGCGAAGCAGTCTGCAGTGGAGGCAGTCGTCGCTACTTCTCCTGCAACACACAAGACTGTCCGGAGGATGAGCCCGATTTCCGGGCGCAGCAGTGCTCCCGCTTCGACAGGCAGAACTTCGATGGCGTCTTCCACGAGTGGGTGCCGTACGTGAAGGCGCCCAATCCCTGCGAGCTGAACTGCATGCCCAAGGGCGAGCGCTTCTACTATCGCCAGCGGGAGACGGTGATCGACGGAACGCGGTGCAATGACCAGGGTCTCGACGTCTGCGTCAATGGGCAGTGCATGCCCGTGGGCTGTGACATGATGCTGGGCAGCGATGCCAAGGAGGACAAGTGCCGCAAGTGCGGCGGCGATGGCAGCACCTGCAAGACGATTCGCAACACCATCTCGACCAAGGACCTGGCCGCGGGCTACAATgacctgctgctcctgcccgAGGGTGCCACCAACATTCGCATCGAGGAGACCCAGCCATCCAGCAATTATCTGGCCTGCCGGAACCACAGTGGACACTACTATCTGAACGGCGACTGGCGCATCGATTTCCCGCGGCCCATGTTCTTCGCCAACTCGTGGTGGAACTACCAGCGCAAACCCATGGGCTTTGCGGCCCCCGATCAGCTGACCTGCAGCGGCCCCATTTCCGAGAGCCTCTTCATTGTGATGCTGGTGCAGGAGAAGAACATCAGCCTGGACTACGAGTACAGCATCCCCGAGTCCCTGAGTCACGCGCAACAGGATACGCACACGTGGACGCACCACCAGTTCAGTGCCTGCAGTGCCTCCTGCGGCGGTGGAACTCAGAGTCGAGTGGTTACGTGCAACAACCGCATCACCTTGGCGGAGGTCAATCCCTCGCTCTGCGATGAGAAAACCAAGCCGGTGGAGGAACAGGCCTGCGGCACGGAACCATGTGCCCCCCACTGGGTGGAGGGTGAGTGGTCCAAGTGCTCCAAGGGCTGCGGATCGGATGGCTTCCAGAACAGGAGCATTACCTGCGAGAGGATCTCCTCCTCGGG TGAGCACACGGTCGAAGAAGATGCCGTTTGCCTCAAGGAGGTGGGCAACAAGCCGGCGACCCAACAGGAGTGCAATCGCGATGTCAAGAACTGCCCCAAGTATCATCTGGGACCCTGGACGCCGTGTGATAAGCTCTGCGGTGAGGGAAAGCAGACGCGCAAGGTGACCTGCTACATCAAGGAGAACGGACGTAAGCGAGTCCTGCCGGAGGAGGATTGCGTGGAGGAGAAGCCGGAGGCGGAAAAGTCCTGCCTACTGACGCCTTGTGAGGGCGTTGATTGGATTATCTCTCAGTGGAGCGGC TGCAATGCGTGTGGTCAGAACACCGAGACCCGTACGGCCATCTGTGGCAACAAGGAGGGTAAGGTCTATCCGGAGGAGTTCTGCGAACCGGAGGTGCCCACTCTATCTCGACCATGCAAGTCGCCCAAGTGCGAGGCCCAGTGGTTCTCCTCGGAGTGGAGCAAGTGTTCAGCTCCCTGTGGAAAGGGTGTCAAGTCTCGCATTGTCATCTGCGGCGAGTTTGATGGCAAGACAGTGAGTCCAGCTAGTGATGACTCCAAGTGCAACAAGGATGCGAAACCGGAATCGGAACAGGAGTGCGAGGGTGAGGAGAAGGAGTGTCCTGGTGAATGGTTCACTGGTCCTTGGGGACAGTGTAGCAAACCATGTGGAGGTGGCGAGCGAGTTCGTGAAGTCCTCTGCCTGTCCAATGGAACCAAGTCCGTAAACTGCGATGAATCGAAGGTCGAACCCCTGTCCGAGAAGTGTAATCCTGAAGCCTGCACCGAGGATGAGATACTGCCCTTAACCAGCACCGACAAACCCATCGAGGATGACGAGGAGGATTGTGATGAAGACGGCATTGAGTTGGTCGACGACACCTTGCCGCAAGTTGAAAAGAGCGCCGCTGTTATCGATTTGGAGGGTAAACCAAGCACGGAAACTACACCTGAAGCCGAAGAACTTATGCAAAGTGACAGTCCGACGGCCTTCGATGAGTCCGACTCGACTGGAACCACTGTTGAGGGATCGGGAGATGAGTCGGACTCAACTACCGACAGCGGAATCTCCACGGAGGGAAGTGGTGATGACGAAGACACTTCTGAGGCTTCCACTGATTTGTCCAGCTCAACCGATTCTAGCTCTAGTGACTCCAGTTCCAGCGATTCGAGCGATTCCAGCTCCAGTGACTCTAGCGATGCCACTACCGAAGCCTCATCATCTTCGGTCTCTGATTCCAGCGATTCCACAGACCAATCTACAGATTCTACAGGTGTCTCTGGTGATTCTACCGATGTATCAAGCTCAACGGAAGCATCCGCCTCGGAATCAACCGATGTTTCGGGCTCTTCAGATGCTTCTGACTCTACTGTTACCGCTGACTCGACATCCGAAGGTTCTACGGAAGCTTCGGCATCTACCGATGATTCTACCGACTCTTCTGACAAATCATCAGACGTTAGTGAATCTTCCACAGATGCTTCGTCATCGTTCGTATCGGACTCTAGTGATACCACAACTGATGGAGTATCCAGCTCAACGGAAAGTACCTCGGACAGTACTTCTGATGCCACGTCCGACTCCACAGTCTCTTCAGACTCTACAGACTCCACTTCGGATGAAACAACGGAAACCACCTCTGAATCATCGACAGATTCCACAGAGTCTTCTACCTTGGACGTTTCGTCAACCACTGACGCTTCCTCGAGCTCTGACGCTTCATCCACCGAAAGCTCAACCGATGGTTCCTCTTCCACTTCCAATTCGGACTCCACTGATTCTTCCACCGATGCAACCACTGATGGTACAACTGATGTATCTACTGATGGATCTACTGATGGATCTACTGATAGCTCCACTGATAAATCTAGTGATGGATCTACGGATAGCTCTACTGATGACTCGACTGATGCCTCTACTGATGGATCTACGGATGTCTCTGGATCAACCGAAAGCACTGAGACTAGCGCCAGCGAGGCATCGACCACTGAAGGAAGTACCGTCGAAGACGAAAGCTCCACAAGCTCGGCATCGGACTCCACTGCCACAGACTCCTCCTCTTCCACCGACGTTTCTGGATCCACGGAACCAACTGAAAGCTCTGCCTCTACGGATGGTTCTTCAACAGACGTTTCTTCCACCGACGCATCGTCTACGGACTCCACTGACTCTACCGAAAGCACTGCAAGTGGAGGAACCAGTGATACCACAGAAAGCGGACCAACTGAGGAGAGTACAACCGAAGGATCTACCGAAAGCACCTCTGAGGGATCCACAGACAGCACCGAGTCTACAGATATTGACAGCACCACCAGCGATATCTGGAGCTCCAGTGACACGACTGACGATTCCGAGACCAGTACTCCCTACTCCTTTGAGTCCGAGGTTGGCAAGGGCAAGCCACGCAAGTGTAAGCCCAAGAAGAGTACCTGCGCTAAGTCCGAGTACGGTTGCTGTCCGGATGGCAAGTCCACTCCCAAGGGACCATTCGATGAGGGCTGTCCCACCCCCAAGACCTGTGCCGATACCAAGTTCGGTTGTTGCCTGGATGGAGTGTCTCCGGCGAAGGGCAAGAACCACAAGGGTTGTCCCAAGTCCCAGTGTGCAGAGACCCTGTTTGGCTGCTGTCCCGATAAATTCACCGCTGCCGAGGGAGAAGACGATGAGGGATGTCCGGCGACAACCACTGTGCCGCCCACAACCACCACAGAAGAGTCGCAGCCGGAGTCAACCACTGAGATTGAGATCGAGGGTTCGGGCGAAGAAGACTCGACGACATCTGAGCCAGCGGCTGGTCAACCGGAGGCACCCAAGGGCTGCAGGGAGTCGGAGAATGGTTGCTGTCCCGATGGTCAGACCGCTGCCAGTGGTCCGAATGGCGAGGGTTGCTCTGGTTGCACTCGCGAACGCTACGGATGTTGTCCCGACTCCCAGACCCCGGCTCATGGTCCCAACAGGGAGGGTTGCTGCCTGGACAGTGAGTTTGGCTGCTGTCCCGACAACATCCTGGCCGCCCGTGGACCCAACAACGAGGGCTGCGAATGCCACTACACGCCGTACGGTTGCTGTCCGGACCAGAAGTCGGCGGCAACGGGCTACAACCAGGAGGGATGCGCCTGCGAGACGACGCAGCATGGCTGCTGTCCCGATAAGATCACCGCTGCCAAGGGACCCAAGTTCGAGGGCTGCCCGTGCGAGACCACCCAGTTCGGCTGCTGTCCCGACGGACTCACCTTCGCCAAGGGACCCCATCACCACGGATGCCACTGCACCCAGACGGAGTTCAAGTGCTGCGACGACGAGAAGACCGCCGCCAAGGGTCCCAACGGCGAGGGATGCACCTGTGTGGAGAGCAAGTTCGGCTGCTGTCCCGATGGAGTCACCAAGGCGACGGACGAGAAGTTCGGCGGATGCGAGAATGTCCAGCAGCCGCCGCAGAAGGCCTGCAGTTTGCCCAAGGAGACGGGCAACTGCACCAACTTCAGTGTCAAGTACTTCTTCGATGTCTCGTACGGCGGATGTGCGCGATTCTGGTACGGTGGCTGCGAGGGCAACGACAATCGCTTCGACAGCGAGTCCGAGTGCAAGGACACGTGCCAGGACTACAGCGGCAAGCATGTCTGCCTGCTGCCCAAGACCGCCGGACCCTGTGGGGGCGCCGAAAAGAAGTGGTACTTCGATGCGGACCGCAATCGATGCGAGGAGTTCCAGTACGGCGGTTGCTACGGCACCAATAACCGATTCGATAGCCTGGAACAGTGCCAGGGAACTTGCGCTGCCAGCGAAAATCTTC CTACCTGCGAACAGCCCGTGGAGAGTGGTCCATGTGCCGGAAACTTTGAGCGTTGGTACTACGACAACCAGACCGACATCTGCCGACCCTTCACCTATGGAGGATGCAAGGGCAACAGGAACAACTATCCGACGGAACATGCCTGCAACTACAACTGCCGCCAGCCTGGCGTGCTTAAAG ACCAATGTGCGCTTCCTAAGCAAACCGGTGATTGCAGTGAAAAGCTGGCCAAGTGGCACTTCTCCGAGAGCGAGAAGCGCTGCGTGCCCTTCTACTACACGGGTTGTGGTGGCAACAAGAACAACTTCCCCACCCTGGAGTCCTGCGGGGACCACTGCCCCCGTCAAGTTG CCAAGGACATCTGTGAGATTCCTGCGGAGGTGGGCGAGTGTGCCAACTATGTTAGCAGCTGGTACTGGGACACCAAGGATCTCTCCTGTCGCCAGTTCTACTACGGCGGCTGTGGAGGCAATGAGAACCGCTTCACCACCGAGGAGTCCTGTTTGGCACGTTGCGATCGCAAGCCGGAACCGACCACTACCACCCGTAGACCAGCTCCTAGACCAGCTCCCAGCACCCAGGACGTTTGCGATGAGGAGCAAGCTCCTGGAGATTGCGACCAATGGGTACTCAAGTGGCACTTCGATCGGAAGACTGGTGGATGCCATCAATTCTACTATGGCGGTTGTGGCGGCAATGGCAACCGCTTCGAAACGGAGTCCGATTGTCAGCGGCGTTGCAGCAGTCCTGCTCCTACTCCACCAACAACTCCAGCTCCTCCCAGGCAGCCAGCACCACCAGCTGTGGCCCAGTGTAGTCAGCCAGCTGATCCAGGTCAGTGCGGCGAGTGGGTGCTCAATTGGAACTACAACGAGACCAAGGGTGCCTGTCAGTCCTTCTACTACGGCGGCTGTGGTGGCAATGATAACCGCTTTGCCACCGAGGAGGAGTGCTCTGCTACCTGCTCTCCCAGCATAGACACACGCTTTGGCGAACCGGAACCGGAACCCGAGGAGCCTGTGGATGACACCGCCAAGTGCTTCCTGGCACCCGCGCCGGGTAATTGCTTAGAGAACGCTACCCGCTGGTTCTACAACAGCCAGGAGGGTCTGTGCGACGAATTCGCCTACACGGGCTGCGGCGGTAATGCCAACAACTATGCCACCGAGGAGGAGTGCCAGAGCGAGTGCAATGACGCCCAGACCACCTGTGCCCTGCCACCGGTCCGAGGACGGTGCAACGAGCTCTCGCGGCGCTGGTTCTTCGATGAGCGCACCGGCGGATGTCACGAGTTCGAGTTCAGCGGCTGCCGTGGTAATCGCAACAACTTTGTGTCGGAGAGTGCCTGCCTGAGCTTCTGCCGCGGCCAGGGTCCAGTGGAGCCCGAGCCACAACCTCCAGCACCG acctaTTCCGTTTGCACCCTACCCGCCGAGGCTGGCGAATGCGACGAGCGCACCACCGCCTGGTTCtacgacaacgacaacatgGCCTGCACAGCCTTCACCTACACAGGATGCGGAGGCAATGGAAACCGCTTCGAAACGCGCGACCAATGCGAACGGCAGTGCGGCGAGTTCAAGGGAGTGG ACGTTTGCCATGAGCAAGTGACGTCGGGTCCCTGCAGCGATTGGCAGACCAAGTACTTCTTCAACACGGAGAGTCAGGCCTGCGAGCCCTTCACCTACGGCGGTTGCGATGGCACCGGCAACCGATTCAACGATCTGTACGAGTGTCAGACAGTTTGCATAGCCGGTCGCGAACCGGCAGTAGGTTCGGCCAAAG AAATCTGCCTGCTGCCTCTGGCGACGGGCCGTTGCAATGGGCGTGCGAATCAAGAGCGTCGTTGGTACTACGATGATTCGGTAGGAAACTGCGTGTCCTTCATTTACCAGGGTTGTGCCGGCAACCAGAACAACTTCCGATCCTTCGAGGCATGCATGAACCAATGCCGAC CGGAATCGAACGATGCAGACAACGCTATTGGACAGAACCCGTGTGATACCTTCGACTCCGAGTGCCGGGAACTCCGCTGCCCATATGGCGTACGTCGTGAGGCTGCCCAATCCCAGCCAGAGTGCACGCAGTGCGTCTGCGAGAATCCTTGTGAGGGTTACAGCTGCCCCGAGGGCCAACAGTGCGCCATCGATGTGTCCAGCTCCGATGATCGCCAGTTTGCACCGGTCTGCCGCTTGATCAACAAACCAGGCGAGTGCCCAGCTCTGTCGGCCAATGCCAGTGGCTGTGCCCGGGAATGCTACTCCGATGCCGACTGTCTGGGCGAGAACAAGTGCTGCAACGATGGCTGCGGTCACCTTTGCGTCCATCCCGCTCGTCCCACTCAGCCACCGCGTACTCAGGCCCCAGTGGTCTCGTATCCCGGCGATGTCACCGCTGCCCTGGAACCCAAGGAACCTCATGAGCTGGATGTCCAGACTTCCATCGGTGGTATTGCCGTGTTGCGTTGCTTCGCCACCGGCAATCCAGCTCCGAATATCACCTGGTCGCTCAAGAACTTGGTG ATCAACACGAACAAGGGTCGCTATGTCCTGACCTCCAACGGTGATCTGACCATCGTCCAGGTGCGTCAAACCGACGATGGCACATACGTCTGTGTGGCCAGCAATGGCCTTGGTGAACCCGTGCGACGAGAGGTAGCCCTCCAGGTTACAG CACCCGTAAGCCTGCCCGCTTATATTTACGGGGACAAGAACGTTACCCAGATCGTCCAATTGAACCGCCCGGCGGTGATTCGCTGTCCGGCCGGTGGTCACCCGGAACCGCATGTCAGCTGGTGGCGCAACGGACAGATGTTTGGTCTCAAGAATAACGTGATGGCGCGAGACTACTCGCTGGTCTTCAACTCGATCCAGTTGACGGATCTTGGCCTCTATACTTGCGAGGTGTACAACCAGCGGCGTCCAGTTTCGCTGCGCGTCACTCTGAAGGCGGTGGGTCCGGTGCGGGCTCAGAGCCACGAGGAGGCCCAGTACTTGCAGTATATCCTCAATCCGGCCACCCGTCCGGTGACCCAGCGACCCGCCTATCCCTACCGACCCACACGACCGGCCTACGTGCCCGAGCCCATCG TTAATGTCAATGCCGTGCTGGCTCTGGACCCTAAGAACAGCTACGCACCGGGATCCAATGTTCTCATGAGCTGCTCTGTACAGGGCTATCCAGAACCCAATGTCACCTGGACCAAGGACGATAGCCCTCTCTACAACAATGGACGGGTTACAATTAGAT CCCAGCCACATAGTCTGGTACTGAGTGATGTGACACCCGAGGATTCGGGCAGGTATACCTGCAGGGCCAGCAATGCGTACACCTACGCCACTGGAGAGGCCAATGTGTCTATACAAT CTGTTGTACCTGTGTCGCCCGAGTGCGTCGACAATCCGTACTTTGCCAACTGCAAACTGATCGTCAAGGGCAAATACTGCGCCAATCCGTACTACACCAAGTTCTGCTGCCGATCCTGCACATTGGCGGGCCAAGTTCATCCCAATGCGGTGTAA